The region GAAACCACAGTCTCCAAGATCACCTGCTCAGTACTAGAATCACATGGCTACAAAGTAATAACAGCCTTCGATGGAGCAAACGCAATACCGCTATACAAGCAACACAAGGAACAGATTAAAGCAGTCATCATGGACATGATGCTACCAATTATGGACGGCCAGAAATGCATCACAGCCATCAGAGAAATTAATCCTGAAGTCAAAGTAATAGCAGTCAGCGGGCTTGTTGAGAAGAACCGACTCACAGACGGAGCAACTCACGCCCAAGCATTCCTACCAAAACCCTACACATCAGACATCCTGCTGAAAACTGTATACGAAGTACTACACGAAAAGTAGACGCCCCGAGCAAAAGAATATAACATTGCCACAGTTGCCACTTCGCTAGTTCTAGATGAGCCGAAAAACCCCGCCTGCTGATAACGAGAAACTCATCGTTTGCTTCACAGGTATGCCAGGAGCCGGAAAATCAACAGCCGCAAAATCCGCCGTCGACCTAGGTTTTGAAATTGTGAATATGGGCGACGGAGTAAGAGAGGAAACAGCTCGACGAGGCTTACCGTTAACTGATAAGAACGTGGGTAGCGTGATGTTAGAGCTAAGGCAACGAGACGGCATGGGCAGTGTCGCCATGCTTGTGCTGCCGAAAATACAGTCCGCGAAAAGCCGGTTGGTCGCGGTTGACGGAGTCAGAAACATTGAGGAGGTAGAGGTTTTCAAAAGAGCAGGCAAAGTCAAGATTTTAGCCATACATGCTGCCCCGAGCATCCGCTTCAACTTCCTCGCAACCAGAAAACGGCAAGATGCGCCCACCTCAATTGACCTGTTTCGAGCAAGAGATCAGCGTGAACTAGGAGTAGGCATAGGCAACGTCATAGCTCTAGCCGACGAGATCATCTCTAACGACTGCATCACCATTGAGCAACTTAAGGAGAAGACTCAGCTAATCCTTAATCGATGGGTCGAAGCGAATTGAAGTTCGAGCCACCCACAGCCCCGATCAAGATAACAATCGAGACACCTCTAAACCCCTCTGAAGACCCTGAAAAAGTCTCTAAAGCCATAAGAAACCTCACCGAAGGGGCAGCGACAGATCTAACGATAACAAAGGAGAAGAACCGTTTAATCGCTGAAACTGAGGATCCAACAGCGCTCTCCAACATCTACCAGAAAATCAGAGCAAGGCTGAGCCTAGGAGTAGCGCGAAAACATCTCCGTCGAAACGCTTCAAAAAAATCAACATCGCTGTGCTTCAACAAACAAGCAGCCTACGTCAAAACACTAAACATCTGCGAAGAATCTGAGTCACCATTAGGCGCATTAAAAGTAACCATCCGATCTAGAGACCTCGACAAAATCATCGACTGGCTAGCGCCCCAACAACTTGAGTAACTAACCTAGTAGGCTTACTTCTTTGCCTGTTTAACTCTCGGTAACCCTTCATCAGGGTAAGGCACATCTAAAACCATTCGATCAGAAGCAGCTATCGCGTTAGGATGAATGTCCGCAGCTTGGTAAATGTAAGACGCCACATCCTCGTATCTTGAGCTGAAGTGCGTTAGCACAAGAAGCTTCACCCCAGCATCTGAAGCTATCTCAGCCGCTTCTCTAGCGGTCATATGCAGATGCTCCCTCGCCTTATCTGCATGATCGTCAAAATAGGTTGAATCCATCACAGCAACATCGGCACCCTTAACGCAGCGTCTGAGCCTCGCAGTCGGCCTCGTATCCCCAGATATAGCGATCTTCCGCCCGGGGCGGCTCGACCCCAATACCTCGCTCGGATAGACCTTCTCTTCACCAAGCTTAATCGGCTCACCGTGCTGAAGCTTCGACCAGAGCTCACCCTCAGGCACCCCAAGTCGCCTAGCCCGCTCAGGATGAAAAACACCGGGTCTCTCTTTCTCATCCAGGACATACGCATAGTTGGTGATGTGATGCTCACCTCGATAGGCACGGATCAGGTAATCTTTCTCCTCCACCACTACACCATCATCTTTAACCGTGTTAACCTCAAGCGGGAAGGTGAGCCCAAACTTCAGCATCCTTATGTTACACCTAACAAAGCTGAGCAACCCCGGTGGTCCATACACTGAAAGTGGGTTGCTTCGATTTAGCATCGACATAGTCTGAAGCAGGCCGAGCAGTCCTACACAGTGATCGCCATGCATATGAGTTATGAATATCTTCATCTTCTTGTTGAATCCGAGACCAGCCTCAGCGAATCTTCTCTGCGTTCCTTCACCTGCATCAAAGAGAAGAATCTCACCGCCTCGAACCACCGCTATAGAGGAGAGTCCACGATGCTCAGTAGGCACAGCGGAAGAAGTCCCTAGAAAAAACAGTTCGAGCTCAGTCATATCTAACTAAACACCGTCGAACGAACGAACAAACAAACCAGCAGACAGCCATCCGCATCCGCAACAATCTATGATGCTCATCTCCGCTTCAGAACCGTCACTACCCTAGTCATCTGCCGATGAATATGAATTAGATGCTCCTGAACAACATCAAACCTGGTCTTAACAGGTATCTCGGTGCTGTCAAGATGAACTACGCAAGCGTATCTTCCAGCAGGCAAAATATCTCCGAGGTTGTACACGAGATCTTCAGCGATATCCACAGGCCTTCTCTGATAAGTAGACGAAGCCCGGCCGTAAGGCATATCAGTCGCCACACCATCAACACATCTAACCGGAAGATACCTAGCATCCCCACGCACCACCTCAGCATCTTCAACCCAGAGATGCCTCAAATTCTTAGGGGCACCAACACACATTCTACGCGAAATATCAACACCTAGCGACCTAACACCCATAAGCCCCGCCTCAACCAAAACACTCCCGGTCCCAGAGAAGGGGTCAAGCAAAACGTCACCCTCCTTAACGTGAGCCAAGTTAACAAGCAGCCTAGCAAACTTTGGATATAACACTGAAGGATGAAAAAACGGCCTAGACCTTGGCCTCCGATCATGCCACGCATGCTGAACTGTAGAAGCATCAACACCGCACACCTGAAGCCTACCGGCCCCATCAAACACACCGGCGACAAGCAGATCGGGCTTTTCAAGAGAAACCTTCGCCGAAGGAAAATGATCCTTAACCGCGGCACCGAGCACCACCTCAAGCTGCCTTCCAACCTGACGACCTGTGAAATCATAAATCCGGACAGCAAAACTCTCGAAACCCGGAAGAGCATCAAAATCCAACTCCCTGAAACCACTCTCCTCAGCAGTTTCAGCTGAGCCGACATGGACTCCGCCGAACCGAATATACGCACCCCGCCTAGAAATAACTGAAGGATCGACATCACCCTCCACGATAGCGACACGCCTATCCACCATCTGAATAGTGCTGCCGCGTGAATATGTTTCAACCAGCGCTTCAAGCTCACCCCGAGGCATCGTCGAATCCTCGCCTGAAAGAATGAAGAGGCTTCTTCGAACGGTGCTGGAGTATGTGAGCATTCTTCTACCTTTCTTCTTCGTCATCCCAGCGTCTTGAAATGCTCCGATATCGCCTGAGAAACATCAACCTTGCTGACCGAGCTGGGTATCGTGTTAGTCCCGATTACCTCATCAACCCCAGCTTCACTCATCTTCTTCAATGCATCACCAATCAGCACAGGGTGAGTGCAGGCCGCGATGACTCGTCTAGCCCCTGACTCCTTGAGCTGCGCAGCAGCCCGCTGGACACTTCCACCCGTCGAGATAATATCATCAACAATCACGGCATCCCGCCCCTCTAAGCTCATCTCAGCCTTCCTAATCGAAACCTCACCAGTGACCCTGTCTCTGCTCTTCTCAAGAATATAGTGCTCAATACCTAAAATCTTCGAGAAGGCTTCTACGCGGCTGGATCCCCCGAAGTCAGGCGACACCGCAACGGGGTTAACGGGCTTAACCACCTCCCTAACATACTCAGCGAGAAGCGGCACCGCCGAAACACTGTACGCAGGAATCGAAAAGTTACTCAGCCCCTCCACGCTATGAATATCGACTGTAACAAACCTGCGAACACCTACAGACCTGAACAGCCTCGCAATAACCCGCATACTCACAACCTCCCCCTCCAAAAACTCCTTGTCCTGCCTAGAATAGGCAAGATAGGGAACCACCATGTGAACTTCAGCCCCCTCCTCACTCAAACGATGCGCCAACAGAAAGGCCTGCATAAGATGCTGATCCACGGGAGGATAAGTGGACTGAACAAGAATCACCTGCTTATTGCCGACCTTCTCCTTCAAAGTAATCTTACTCTCGCCATCAGGAAAAATCCTGCACTCAACACCAACAAGCTCAGCATCTAAACCCTCAGCAACCCGCTCCGCTAGATCAGTAGAAGCTGGACCTGGAACAACAAGCCGGTTCTCCATTTTGAAACAACAAAGACCAGAACAGCAGCTATATAATTAATGCTGAACACCGCCAGCCAAACCTAGAGCACGAAGCACACATTTTCCTCGAAACGCGGATAGACATTCGATTTGTCCTACACCTAAAGATGAAGCATAGTGTAGCAAAGCCTCATCACTTCCCTTTCCAATTCTTTCATCAATATGAGCAATCTGCCCGCTCAACCACGGCAAGAAGAGACGTAACGTGAACCTACAGCCAAATTGTTAAAATAGTGCATCTATCCCTCGGAGAGTCGAAGAATCTTGAATCTGATCACAAAGATTCTCGTACCGATCGATGAATCCAGCCAAGCTGCAAAAGCTGCTGACTACGCGGGAAAACTCGCTAAAGCAGTGGGCGCCGAGATTCTGCTAATTACCGTAGTCACTCTGCCACGGTTCACCACCCCATTCATTGAGGGCACCCCAAGCTACACAATAACTGACGAACTTCTTGAGAAGGACATGAAGTACGCAGAGGGTTATCTTGAACCTGCTGCAAGACGAATAGCCGCAAGTGGCGTCAAAGTGACATCTAGAATCGTCAAGGCTGAAGCATCAGTCGTCAACGCCATCTGCAACACAGCCAACGACGAAAAGGCAGATCTAATCATCATGGGAACAACAGGTATGACAGGATTAAAGAGAGTATTACTTGGCAGCATCTCCAGCGGCGTAGTCACCTACGCCCACTGTCCTGTGCTAGTAGTACGGTAACCTTTTAAGTACGTAATTTCCGATCCGAGGCCGAATGTCGCAGCAATTCTGCCCTGAATGCGGTGGAGTACTCTTTTACGATATTCCCATGAAACGATATCTTTGCAAGAGCTGCGGACTCTATGTCACAAAAGACGAAATCAGAGACATCAAAGACAAATCGAAGGAACGTGAAGAGGACAGCCGTAAAAAGAAGAGCCGCCAACACGATGAATATCTTTCGTGGTGGCTTGGAAGTAAGAAACGCTAGGTGAGGTAATAACCTCCCTTCGCAGCCTTTAGCGAAGACTCTGCCTCGCTCAATAACGCTAGGCTAGCTAACCTCTGATTATTCCGGAAAAATATTGCAGACACACCCAAAGCAGAAAAAAGCATCTGCAGCGCAGATCCTACTCAGCTGCCCTAAGGCTAGACAGGTATTTATTTGGTGGATACCTGCAAAATAACGTACCGCACCGCATAGAGGCTCTAGGATTTGAGACTAATCGATTTGCAGGTGAAGAACTTCGCCACCTATAGGAATCAGGAGTGGAGCTTCACCAAGGCCCTTTCACCGGTCTTCGTGAGCGGTGACACTGGCGCTGGCAAAACCACCTTCTTCATCGACGCCGTGACCGCCGCACTCTACGGAAGAGCATACGGTGAGATGAGACCTGGAGTCGCTAGAGAAGTCATCTCACAAGATGCGTCGCAGGCCATGGTCAGCCTCTCCTTTGAGATAGGCGGAGAACAGTATCGGGTGGTGCGCTTCTTCTACCGACGTGAAACCTCGAAGGCGCAGCTCCGCAAAATATCTGGTGGAGAAGATGTCGTAATAGCCTCTCAACCTAACGAGGTTGACACAAAGGTATTCGATATTATCAAGATGGATTACAAGGCATTCCTCAATACGGTAGTAATTCGTCAAGGCGAAGTAGCCAGCATCATCTCAAAGAACCTAGACCCAGCGGAGCGGAGACAAATTTTCCTTGACGCATTCAACATAGAGTTCCAGAAGCATCAGGAGCAGGCTAAGACTGAGAGGTTAAAGCTGCAGAACGACCTAACGAAACTGGACACATATATCGAACAGCTACAGGAGCAAGCAAAGACTCGCCCAAACATCGAAGCAACGAAGAGAACTGTTGAATCCGAGATTAAGAATCTCACACAAAAATTAGTAGATGCAGAAGCAGATCTAAAGCAGCTGCTTAACCGTAAAAAACAGCTCGAATCTGACGCGACACTAATTATCAAGACGACGGCTGAGAAGAAGGGACGGCTTGAAGAGCTTGAATTGCACAAACAAGACCTCCACAACAGCGAAGCTGAATCCTCAACGCTCAGAGAAAAAATTGCTAAGGCAGACATTCACAAATTCGAACGAGTAGAGGAGATGATCGCCAAGATAGTCAGGCTTACTGAGAAAGCCACTAGGATAAGAGAACTGGAGCGTGAAGAGGAGGAGTTGACAGGTGTCATGAAAGACGCTGAAGCCCTTGAAGCAAAGGCCAGCATGTTAGCCTCGGTGCCTGAAGACATTAAATCCACGGAGGAACAGTTCAAACAAATCAGCATCCAAATCAGAGACGCTGATCTCGCTCTGAGCGAGAAAAGTACCCTTCTCTCAACCTTGGAAAACAGGGAGGACATGCTGCATAACAGCAATGAAACATGCCCCATCTGCGGATCCAAGATAACTTCAGACCGGAAAGAGGAGATACAGAGACATCTCGAAGAGGAGCGCGCTGAGCTTGAGAATCTTCATCTGCAGGAGAAGACGCATCTATCCTCGCTCCAAAATGTGGCGAACAGGCTTGAAGCGGAAGTTGAGAAGCTCCGCGAACAGAGCTGTGAGCTATCCAATATTGAGGGTCAGCTGAGACGACTGAAGGAGTGCCGCCTAAGAAAACGGAGCATTGAGTCAAAGATTACGAAGTCGAAGACCGGTTTCGACGAGGCTAAAAAAGAGGTTGAAGCATTCACTGGACTGCCTTACAGAGAGTCGCTTCCGTATCTTCACCAGTTGAGCGAAGTATCGAGGGAGTACGCTAGGATGAAGAACAGGCTTGAGTTTCTGGATGAGTTCGCAGGAAAGTTGAGGACAGAGGTTGAGGCGCTTGAACGAGACGTCAGCGGGATCGATGCGAGCCTTAAGGCGCTTGAGAAGATTGAAGCTGAGCGCCAAAGCATAGAAGATGAAGAGGAGTCATCTAGGCGCCGCATAGAAGAGTTGAAACGGGATGTCAACAGCAGCGAAGCCATACTTCAAACCTACGATGAACAGCTTGTGGAGCTGTCTAAGGTGGAGGGTCTCATCGGGGAGAAGATGAAGGAGCGCGAAGAGTGCGAACTTGATCTGCAGGCTTACGAGGTCCTTGAGACCAAGATATTTCACAGCAGAGGAGTACCGTCAATACTGCTGAAGGATTACGTAGAACGGATTGAGCTTTACGCGCGAAGATACCTGAACCGGTTTCTGCCGGACAAGGATATCCGCATAGAGGTGACGGAGAAGCAGATTTCAATCAAGGTTTTAGACAGCGGAGTAGAACGAGGACTCGAGACTTACAGCGGTGGAGAGTCGGTAATCATAGGCTTTGCTATTCGGCTGGCGATTGGAAGAACACTCACCGAAGCTTTAACTTGGGAGCGGCCTCACTTTCTGATGATTGACGAAGGATTCGGTCCTCTGGATGAGAGCCTAAGGATGTCGGTGATTGAGGCGCTGCGAAGCCTAGAAGATGAGTATGAGCAAATCTATGTTATTTCCCACATGATGGATATCAAGACACACCCGCTCTTCCAGACACTGGTTGATGTGGATAAGAGTGATGGAGTCAGTAGGCTTAAGGTAGTCCAAGGAATCATTCTTCCTTGACTCGGCGGTTACTCTGCTCTGAGAGATTTTTGTTTAGCTTCTAGTCTACTGTTATAACGTTCAGAACTTTTCAGACCCCAAAGTAACAGTTCACCTTGGTTAGACTTGACTAGCATCGAGCCTACGGAACAAGAGTTGGAGAACGAACAGATTATCTCAGAAGCCGACAACAGCAGATCACGCTCCTCTAAAAGTGGAATGCGAATCGTCTTCTCTGAAGAGAAGATCATCGGCGCTTCAGATGCCTTGGAGATAATATTCCCGAACCGTAAGACACAGACGGCCGCAAGGCTCTTCGTGGAATGGTTGAAGGAGAAAGGTGGCCAAGCCTCTAAAACCGCGGTCAGCGTATTCGCAGATGATCTGCAGAATGGGCGTCTGGAGAGCAAAGGCAGACCCTTCAAATACAGTAAGCGAAACTTCTACATGACTGTCCTGAAAACCCTTATCGCAATGGGTTTCCTCCGCAGAAATGTTCCAGTCTGGGATGAACGCGGAAAACGAACACTCTTCGTCTATATGAGGAATATCTTCGACATCCCGCAGAAGCCGCCATCAGTAGGATTCTGGAGACTTTCCTACTACGTATCCAAGAAGTGGAACAAGATATTTCTAGAATAAATCATCTAGATGGTATAACGCGCTAGCACGCAATTGATTTCATCCATTAAACTGAATTTATTAACCGCATATTGTGAAGCAGGTTTTGGTAACTCTTCGTTTGAACAGCCCTGTTAACTTTCGTTTGGTAACAGTCGGTTGAAGGCAAGATGGCTAGCACCACCATCTTTATCCTACTTCTATTAGCGTTTGTAGTCTTATTGTTAAACCAATCCGATAACAATAAAAAAACTTTTAAATCCAAACCGATTAATTTTACAAAGAATTATTTGGACTGGTTCACTAAGGTAACAACTATCTTTTTAGTAATCTTGGCTTTCTTGACTTTTTTAGGGTTTGATAAGACAGCATCTTCAGCATTGAATGAAAAGACAGTCTTCTATTCAAATGATCTCTTCCAGTGGACTGTAATTGTATCCATTATCTTAGTTTTTCTAGTATCACTTCGTTATTACCAAAAATTTCAGTTAAAGCGTGGTTTAAGACATATAGACGCATGGTATTTCGGTAGAAATAATGTGCCAAATCGACCATGTGGTGAAAGAGTGATACGAAACACTGTTACTATGCAAGCATACATAATGGACACATTCACAGACCAATTAGTGGTTTCTGGATTAATTGAGTGGTATACAGAGACTGACCCCCAAGTATCAATGAATGATTTTCTGACAAATGAAGGCTATACTTCTGAAAGGCGTCATAGACGGCGCCCTTACTTTTCTGAGCTGGCTCAGGGCAGCGAATTTAGAGGAATTAAGTTCCTTCTTTCTTTGCTTCAGTCTTAGAAATAGTGGCATTCTGTATTAACGCCATGAATTTGTCGTTTCCTTTGACCTGTATTCCTGAAGCTTCAGCGGGTGTCTTGCCGTCTAAGGCTTGGTGTTCACGTATGAAATTGAAGTATAGCCGATAACCCTTCACTATTGGTGTGTCCTGATTTTTCAGGGAGCGCATAACCTTCTCTCGGTCTCTGACTGAGCCGTTGAAACGCTCCATAGCGTTATTGTTCATGTCTCCCTGCAAGTGAATGTGTCTGATATGCTCTGTACGTGTAGCCTTCTTAGCTGTCCAAAACTCCTTTCGATATGCTTCATTATAGGAAGGCAACCCATCGGTTATCAGTGTTTCAGGTCTTTTACCCGCTAACTCCTTACCCATCTGGAATAGCCGTCTTGCATCGTGAGCGTATTTGGTGTCTGCAACCTCTTCAGCTATCCAGTATTTGGTTTGATCATCCATCAGGGAAAACAGGTATTTCATATCACCCTTCATCTTCACATATAGCTCATCAGCTCTCCATGTGTCTCCGAGATTAGGCCTCAGGCTATCCGCGTACTTCTCCATTATTGAGACGTATTTCCTGATCCACTTCAAAACAGCCACATGGCTGACGTTAACGCCTTGAAGCTTCAAGCACTCCGTAACTCTTCGCAGGCTTAAGCCGCTGAAATAGAGCTGCATAGCAGAGGTAACTATTGCGGGGCTGCTCTTCATCTTCTCAAAACCCAGATTCACCGTGAAAAATGCGCCACAATCCTTGCAACTGTACTTCTGAATATCACCAGTCTTGTTGTGTCTCACACCGTATTTCAGTAAGTTAGATGATCCACATGACTTGCACGCCATAGGATTCTGCACAGGTTCAACTACTGTGTGGATTTCGGCAACAACTTTACGGTAGGTTAAACTGAACTCTACAGCCCAAATATGCTTACACTTCACGCCTCGGTAAATGTGATCTGGGCATGAGCATAACCATCCTAGTTCTCCCTCAATAATATCATACAGTCCGTTACCTGACTGAGAATTTACTCTGTAGAAATGTTGGTCAACCCGCTTAACTTCCCCGTCCAGCTTAGCGATCTCCTGACCCCGTTCTTGACGGAAATTAAACTCCATCTATGCAGTCACCGATAGCGTTACCCATAGGTGGCGATATATATAACGTTACCGATAACGTTGTCGATACGCTTATATCATCTTATCACGTAAATTATTGCGCAAGGAACATGAAGGCCAAGGATAAGGTCGAGTCAGTCATATCTGAGGTAGTAACATCAGCTAACGAACCACTAGAGACAAAGGAGATTCATGAGAAAGTGCAACAGGCTTTAGGAGAAAATGTAGGGCGGAGTAAGTTGCTGTATAGGTTGAATGATCTTAGAGGGCAAGGAGAAATCGCAGGAAAGTATGTGGGTTCAGGAAAAGGTGTATGGATTTGGTGGAAAAAGAATTTACACAAGTAGGTTTAAAGGATAAGGTCGATACTTCATGAGTGACCGAATAACTATGGAGTTTAATGTGGATCGGGTCAACCAGCTAGCAAGCAAGCTAGCTGCCGTTGCAATTACTAACGATCAACGGGAACTCGGACTCTTGGCTATAGAGATTCTTGTTCTAAGAAACAATCTGGATGATACTATTGAAGGAGATTACTCTACAAAGGAGAAGAGCGAAGCAAGGGCTGCCTTAAAGGCTCTGAGAGAGCTTGAGCGCAAAGTTGCATACCTGTACACCACCAACATATTTCGTAAGGGGCGTGGCGTTCAATATCGTCCATTCCCAAGCGTATTCGGGAAAGTTAAAGTGAGAAAATGAACAAAATCGTCCTTACTAAAGGACATTTAGCGAGTATGCTTGATTCTTGTATCAAGGATATTCAAGATAATGGAGGTTCAAAGGCTCAGAATCTAGG is a window of Nitrososphaerota archaeon DNA encoding:
- a CDS encoding AAA family ATPase, with the protein product MSRKTPPADNEKLIVCFTGMPGAGKSTAAKSAVDLGFEIVNMGDGVREETARRGLPLTDKNVGSVMLELRQRDGMGSVAMLVLPKIQSAKSRLVAVDGVRNIEEVEVFKRAGKVKILAIHAAPSIRFNFLATRKRQDAPTSIDLFRARDQRELGVGIGNVIALADEIISNDCITIEQLKEKTQLILNRWVEAN
- the rnz gene encoding ribonuclease Z yields the protein MTELELFFLGTSSAVPTEHRGLSSIAVVRGGEILLFDAGEGTQRRFAEAGLGFNKKMKIFITHMHGDHCVGLLGLLQTMSMLNRSNPLSVYGPPGLLSFVRCNIRMLKFGLTFPLEVNTVKDDGVVVEEKDYLIRAYRGEHHITNYAYVLDEKERPGVFHPERARRLGVPEGELWSKLQHGEPIKLGEEKVYPSEVLGSSRPGRKIAISGDTRPTARLRRCVKGADVAVMDSTYFDDHADKAREHLHMTAREAAEIASDAGVKLLVLTHFSSRYEDVASYIYQAADIHPNAIAASDRMVLDVPYPDEGLPRVKQAKK
- a CDS encoding ribose-phosphate pyrophosphokinase, with the translated sequence MENRLVVPGPASTDLAERVAEGLDAELVGVECRIFPDGESKITLKEKVGNKQVILVQSTYPPVDQHLMQAFLLAHRLSEEGAEVHMVVPYLAYSRQDKEFLEGEVVSMRVIARLFRSVGVRRFVTVDIHSVEGLSNFSIPAYSVSAVPLLAEYVREVVKPVNPVAVSPDFGGSSRVEAFSKILGIEHYILEKSRDRVTGEVSIRKAEMSLEGRDAVIVDDIISTGGSVQRAAAQLKESGARRVIAACTHPVLIGDALKKMSEAGVDEVIGTNTIPSSVSKVDVSQAISEHFKTLG
- a CDS encoding universal stress protein codes for the protein MNLITKILVPIDESSQAAKAADYAGKLAKAVGAEILLITVVTLPRFTTPFIEGTPSYTITDELLEKDMKYAEGYLEPAARRIAASGVKVTSRIVKAEASVVNAICNTANDEKADLIIMGTTGMTGLKRVLLGSISSGVVTYAHCPVLVVR
- a CDS encoding SMC family ATPase: MRLIDLQVKNFATYRNQEWSFTKALSPVFVSGDTGAGKTTFFIDAVTAALYGRAYGEMRPGVAREVISQDASQAMVSLSFEIGGEQYRVVRFFYRRETSKAQLRKISGGEDVVIASQPNEVDTKVFDIIKMDYKAFLNTVVIRQGEVASIISKNLDPAERRQIFLDAFNIEFQKHQEQAKTERLKLQNDLTKLDTYIEQLQEQAKTRPNIEATKRTVESEIKNLTQKLVDAEADLKQLLNRKKQLESDATLIIKTTAEKKGRLEELELHKQDLHNSEAESSTLREKIAKADIHKFERVEEMIAKIVRLTEKATRIRELEREEEELTGVMKDAEALEAKASMLASVPEDIKSTEEQFKQISIQIRDADLALSEKSTLLSTLENREDMLHNSNETCPICGSKITSDRKEEIQRHLEEERAELENLHLQEKTHLSSLQNVANRLEAEVEKLREQSCELSNIEGQLRRLKECRLRKRSIESKITKSKTGFDEAKKEVEAFTGLPYRESLPYLHQLSEVSREYARMKNRLEFLDEFAGKLRTEVEALERDVSGIDASLKALEKIEAERQSIEDEEESSRRRIEELKRDVNSSEAILQTYDEQLVELSKVEGLIGEKMKEREECELDLQAYEVLETKIFHSRGVPSILLKDYVERIELYARRYLNRFLPDKDIRIEVTEKQISIKVLDSGVERGLETYSGGESVIIGFAIRLAIGRTLTEALTWERPHFLMIDEGFGPLDESLRMSVIEALRSLEDEYEQIYVISHMMDIKTHPLFQTLVDVDKSDGVSRLKVVQGIILP
- a CDS encoding DDE-type integrase/transposase/recombinase; this translates as MEFNFRQERGQEIAKLDGEVKRVDQHFYRVNSQSGNGLYDIIEGELGWLCSCPDHIYRGVKCKHIWAVEFSLTYRKVVAEIHTVVEPVQNPMACKSCGSSNLLKYGVRHNKTGDIQKYSCKDCGAFFTVNLGFEKMKSSPAIVTSAMQLYFSGLSLRRVTECLKLQGVNVSHVAVLKWIRKYVSIMEKYADSLRPNLGDTWRADELYVKMKGDMKYLFSLMDDQTKYWIAEEVADTKYAHDARRLFQMGKELAGKRPETLITDGLPSYNEAYRKEFWTAKKATRTEHIRHIHLQGDMNNNAMERFNGSVRDREKVMRSLKNQDTPIVKGYRLYFNFIREHQALDGKTPAEASGIQVKGNDKFMALIQNATISKTEAKKEGT